The following coding sequences are from one Vallitalea longa window:
- the rsmB gene encoding 16S rRNA (cytosine(967)-C(5))-methyltransferase RsmB, with protein MTKVNNTTNKINARNVSLNILTDIFNDKAYTNIAIDRCFSHNEMNKQDRAFITRIVEGTVEHVITIDYIINKFSKTKTRKMKKIILYILRLSVYQIKYMDKVPVSAVCNEAVKLTKKRKFNNLSGFVNGILRNISRNLNDIQYPNEIDEPVKYLSVVYSFPEYIIDLWLEYYDYDTVKEMCINSNKTVKTSIRCNLTKVSNTDLQNQLIDENVHVEEGKLLEYAMKIDNYNNIRSLQPFIEGKFSVQDESSMLVAHLAQPEGNSLVVDVCAAPGGKTTHFAELMKNTGCVDSRDIYPKKLHLIDENVKRLQLNNVTIREYNALETDKSLIEKADIVVADVPCSGLGIISKKPDIKYNIEKKDIEQLIEIQRNILKVVYKYVKIGGILMFSTCTVNPEENIQNVRWFIDNFPFELVDFNDILPDRIGSDTKGYIQLLPGQYDTDGFFIAKLRRIAK; from the coding sequence ATGACAAAGGTTAATAATACAACAAATAAAATTAACGCTAGAAATGTTTCATTAAACATTTTAACTGATATATTTAACGATAAAGCTTATACCAATATAGCTATAGATAGATGTTTCAGCCATAATGAAATGAATAAACAAGATAGAGCTTTCATTACAAGAATAGTGGAAGGTACAGTTGAACACGTTATCACTATTGATTATATCATCAATAAATTTTCCAAAACCAAAACTAGGAAGATGAAGAAAATCATTCTTTATATTCTTAGGCTATCTGTCTATCAGATAAAATATATGGATAAAGTTCCAGTATCTGCTGTTTGTAATGAAGCTGTAAAATTAACTAAAAAAAGAAAGTTCAATAATCTATCTGGATTCGTAAATGGAATTTTAAGAAATATTTCAAGGAACTTGAATGATATTCAGTACCCCAATGAAATTGATGAACCAGTTAAATATTTATCTGTAGTTTATTCTTTTCCAGAGTATATTATAGATTTATGGTTAGAATATTACGATTATGATACGGTAAAAGAAATGTGTATCAATAGTAATAAAACTGTTAAAACCAGTATACGCTGTAATCTCACAAAAGTTAGTAATACTGATTTACAGAATCAATTGATAGACGAAAATGTACATGTTGAAGAAGGAAAATTACTTGAGTATGCTATGAAGATAGATAATTATAATAATATTAGAAGTCTACAGCCATTCATAGAAGGTAAATTCTCTGTACAAGATGAAAGTTCTATGTTAGTAGCGCATTTAGCACAGCCTGAAGGAAACAGTCTCGTTGTTGATGTATGTGCTGCACCAGGTGGAAAGACTACCCATTTCGCAGAGCTAATGAAAAATACAGGATGTGTTGATTCAAGAGATATATATCCTAAGAAATTACATCTTATAGATGAAAATGTAAAAAGATTACAGTTGAATAATGTTACAATAAGAGAGTATAATGCATTAGAGACTGATAAATCACTAATAGAAAAAGCTGACATAGTGGTAGCAGATGTTCCTTGTTCAGGACTTGGAATCATAAGTAAAAAACCAGATATTAAATATAACATTGAAAAAAAAGATATTGAACAATTGATTGAAATACAAAGAAATATATTGAAAGTGGTATACAAATATGTAAAAATAGGTGGTATACTAATGTTCAGTACATGTACAGTTAATCCAGAAGAAAATATACAAAATGTTAGATGGTTCATTGATAATTTCCCTTTTGAATTGGTTGATTTTAATGATATTCTACCAGATAGAATCGGTAGTGATACAAAAGGGTATATTCAATTATTGCCAGGGCAATATGATACAGATGGATTCTTTATTGCTAAACTTAGAAGAATAGCTAAATAG
- the def gene encoding peptide deformylase: MALRQIRTVGDDILRKKAREVKEITKNIKVLTEDMIETMKSANGCGLAAPQVGMLKRIVVIDVGDGPLVLINPKIVETKGEQINPEACLSVPGKSGIVKRPEYVKAEATNLDGERYTIEGTELLAIALCHETDHLDGQLFIDIAEKIVED; the protein is encoded by the coding sequence ATGGCTTTAAGACAAATAAGAACTGTAGGCGACGATATTTTAAGAAAGAAAGCTAGAGAAGTGAAAGAGATCACTAAAAATATAAAAGTCTTGACAGAAGATATGATAGAAACTATGAAAAGTGCTAATGGATGTGGCCTAGCTGCACCTCAAGTAGGTATGTTGAAAAGGATTGTAGTGATTGATGTGGGTGATGGTCCACTTGTACTCATTAACCCTAAGATTGTTGAAACCAAAGGGGAACAAATCAATCCAGAAGCATGTTTGAGTGTACCAGGAAAATCAGGCATAGTCAAAAGACCTGAATATGTTAAAGCAGAAGCTACCAATTTAGATGGAGAGAGATATACTATTGAAGGTACAGAACTACTGGCTATAGCTTTGTGTCATGAAACTGACCATCTAGACGGACAATTATTTATTGATATAGCTGAAAAAATAGTGGAAGATTAA
- the rlmN gene encoding 23S rRNA (adenine(2503)-C(2))-methyltransferase RlmN, with translation MNNKIDILSMNIDELIKYLESIGEKKFRAKQIYKWLHEKRVVSFVDMTNISKALQDRLAKDCDIIRLNEVRRLESQDGTIKFLFELYDHQVVESVLMSYKHGNSICISSQVGCRMGCKFCASTIGGLKRHLAASEMLGQIYEINRITGKRISNIVIMGTGEPLDNYDNLIKFIRIINSEDGMNISARNITVSTCGIIEKINELAEEKIPITLAISLHAPNNKIRKTMMPVANIYGYELLIETCKNYVDETKRRITFEYSLVKGVNDSKECAQELSKVLKGILCHVNLIPVNQVEESGYKHSDRETINTFKSILEKHRIPTTVRRELGSDIDAACGQLRRSYTKENSN, from the coding sequence ATGAACAACAAAATTGATATATTATCTATGAATATAGATGAGTTGATTAAATATTTAGAGAGTATTGGCGAAAAGAAATTTAGAGCCAAACAGATATATAAATGGTTACATGAAAAGAGAGTTGTATCTTTTGTTGATATGACTAATATATCTAAGGCTTTACAAGATAGATTAGCAAAAGACTGTGACATAATAAGGTTAAATGAAGTTAGACGATTAGAATCACAAGACGGAACTATTAAGTTTTTGTTTGAATTATACGATCATCAAGTTGTTGAAAGTGTATTAATGTCTTATAAGCATGGAAACTCCATATGTATATCCTCACAAGTAGGATGTAGAATGGGATGTAAGTTTTGTGCATCGACAATTGGTGGATTAAAAAGGCATCTTGCAGCATCGGAAATGTTAGGTCAGATATATGAAATAAACAGAATAACTGGTAAAAGGATTTCTAACATTGTTATTATGGGTACAGGTGAACCATTAGATAATTATGATAATCTAATTAAGTTTATTAGGATTATTAATTCAGAAGACGGTATGAATATAAGTGCAAGAAATATAACAGTGTCTACTTGTGGTATAATAGAAAAAATAAATGAGCTAGCAGAAGAAAAAATACCAATAACTTTAGCTATATCATTACATGCACCTAATAATAAAATAAGGAAAACAATGATGCCTGTTGCCAATATTTATGGTTATGAGCTTTTAATAGAAACATGCAAGAATTATGTGGATGAAACTAAGAGAAGAATTACATTCGAGTATAGTTTGGTTAAAGGGGTAAATGATTCAAAAGAATGTGCACAAGAGTTATCTAAAGTATTAAAAGGTATTCTTTGTCATGTTAATCTTATACCTGTCAATCAAGTAGAAGAAAGTGGCTATAAACATAGTGACAGAGAAACGATAAATACATTTAAAAGTATATTAGAAAAGCATAGAATACCTACTACCGTTAGACGGGAATTAGGTAGTGATATAGATGCGGCATGCGGGCAACTTAGAAGAAGTTATACAAAAGAAAATAGTAATTAA
- the fmt gene encoding methionyl-tRNA formyltransferase codes for MKVVFMGTPDFSVPTLQELIDSEHEVVAVVTKPDKPKGRGNKVLFTPVKEVAISNDIQVFQPQKLSEEDFVEAMENIKPDVIVVIAFGKILNKRILNLPKYGCINVHASLLPKYRGAGPIQWSLINGETETGITTMYMASGIDTGDMLLKEAVKIEDDDTGGSLHDKLSQVGAKLLIKTLKEVQNNTITREKQDSEESTYAPMLEKSMGNINWEYDAKKIELLIRGLNPWPSAYTYLGNKILKIWKATVIEDNYKGKSGEIVDISKSGFVVKCKDSSLLINEVQLQGKKRMTADAFLRGYKLECGELLGRR; via the coding sequence GTGAAAGTAGTATTTATGGGAACTCCTGATTTTTCAGTACCAACTTTACAGGAGTTGATTGATTCTGAACATGAAGTAGTAGCAGTCGTAACCAAGCCTGACAAACCAAAAGGTAGAGGCAATAAAGTTTTATTTACACCTGTTAAAGAAGTAGCCATCAGTAATGATATACAAGTATTTCAACCTCAAAAATTAAGCGAAGAGGATTTTGTTGAGGCTATGGAGAACATTAAACCAGATGTTATAGTTGTTATAGCTTTCGGTAAGATATTGAATAAACGTATACTTAATTTACCTAAATACGGATGTATTAATGTTCATGCCTCCTTATTACCAAAATATAGAGGAGCAGGACCAATTCAATGGTCACTGATTAATGGAGAAACCGAGACTGGTATCACCACTATGTATATGGCAAGTGGAATTGATACAGGAGATATGTTGTTGAAAGAAGCCGTTAAGATAGAAGACGATGATACTGGTGGTTCCTTACATGATAAATTATCTCAAGTTGGAGCAAAATTATTGATTAAAACACTAAAAGAAGTGCAAAATAATACTATCACCAGGGAAAAACAAGATTCAGAAGAATCAACATACGCTCCTATGCTTGAAAAAAGTATGGGTAACATCAATTGGGAATATGATGCTAAGAAAATTGAGTTATTGATAAGAGGTCTTAATCCATGGCCAAGTGCTTATACTTATCTAGGTAATAAAATACTTAAAATCTGGAAAGCTACAGTTATAGAAGATAATTATAAGGGAAAATCTGGAGAGATAGTGGATATATCAAAAAGTGGATTTGTTGTTAAATGTAAAGACAGCAGTCTATTGATTAATGAAGTTCAATTACAAGGCAAGAAAAGAATGACAGCAGATGCATTCTTAAGAGGTTATAAACTAGAATGTGGTGAACTTCTCGGAAGGAGATGA
- a CDS encoding zinc metallopeptidase — protein sequence MRGIGAYGLFYDPTFIILIPAMLLSLYAQSKVSSTFKKYSGYRNSRGYTGKDIAEMILRRSGIYDVRVEHVRGNLTDHYDPRKKVLKLSDSVYNSQSIAAVGVAAHECGHAIQHNTGYTFLKVRHAIYPIVNISSKLAMPIIILGLIASAFFLKLGIILFSAVVLFQLVTLPVEFNASSRAIGILESNAYLSYEEIVPAKKVLSAAALTYVAAAAASISSLLRLLLIAGRRND from the coding sequence ATGAGGGGAATCGGAGCATATGGTCTTTTTTATGACCCAACTTTCATAATATTAATACCTGCTATGTTATTATCGCTGTATGCTCAATCAAAAGTATCTTCAACATTCAAGAAGTATTCAGGATATAGAAATAGCAGAGGTTATACAGGTAAAGATATTGCAGAGATGATTTTAAGAAGATCGGGCATCTATGATGTTAGGGTAGAACATGTTAGAGGTAATTTAACAGATCATTATGACCCTAGGAAAAAAGTTCTGAAATTATCTGATTCAGTTTATAATAGTCAATCAATAGCAGCAGTTGGAGTTGCAGCACATGAATGTGGTCATGCAATTCAACATAATACGGGATATACGTTTTTAAAAGTAAGACATGCAATATATCCTATTGTAAATATATCCTCTAAACTTGCTATGCCTATTATTATACTTGGGTTGATTGCAAGTGCGTTTTTCCTTAAATTAGGGATTATATTATTTTCTGCTGTAGTACTATTTCAATTGGTAACTCTACCAGTTGAATTTAATGCTTCTAGTAGGGCAATAGGGATTCTAGAATCCAATGCGTATCTTTCTTATGAAGAGATTGTTCCTGCAAAAAAAGTTTTATCTGCCGCTGCACTTACTTATGTGGCAGCCGCTGCAGCATCCATATCTAGTTTACTTAGATTACTATTGATAGCTGGCAGAAGAAACGACTAA